DNA sequence from the Actinacidiphila yeochonensis CN732 genome:
CAGGGAGCGCAGCCGGGTGCGCACCGCGTACCCCCGCACGCTGCGGATGCGCGCGCAGGACGTCCCGGGCGCGCAGTGGCTGGTGCACCTGTCCGACGCGCCGCCGCGGACCGAGCGGGACGATGCGGGGGAGAGGCCGGCGGACTGCACGGTGGCGGCGCCGGCCGGGCAGCTGTACCTGGCCCTGTGGAACCGCGCCTCCTACGAGGAACTGGCGGTCGAGGGAGACGGGTCGCTGATCGACCTGTGGCGGCGCACTTCGGCGATCGGCTGAACCCGGTCGGTCGGACCGGGCGGCCGGACGCATCCGGCAGGTCCGGCGGATTCGCGCGGGTCCGGCCCGGACCCGCCGGGTCGGCGGTGGTTCAGCGGGTGCTGTCGACGGAACCGGCGTGGGCGTCCGCGAGCTGCCCCGAGGGCAGCATCCGCTCCAGGACGGCGAGATGGCCCGGGCGGGCCTGCTCGTAGCGCTCACGACCGGTGGTGGTGATGGCGACCCGCACGCCGCGGCGGTCTTCGCTGCAGACGCCGCGGTCGACCAGGCCGTCCTTCTCCAGCCGGGCCACCAGCCGGGACAGCGCGCTCTGGCTGAGGTGGACGCGGTCGGCGAGCTCCTGCACGCGGAAGGTGCAGCCGTCGTCGGAGGAGCCGGTGGCGAGCATGTCCAGTACTTCGAAGTCACTGGCGCACAGTCCGAACTGACTGAGTTCGCGGTCGATCTCGCAGGCCGTGCGCGCGTGAACGGCCAAGATGTCCCGCCACTCCGCCACGAGCGCGCGCTCACTCCTGTCGCCGGTCATGCGGTCACGGTAGCAGAACTCCCGCCCGTATGCGCGGTCATTAAATGCGCTTGCATTGAATGCAGGTGCATGTAACCTGGCGCCCATGACCTCTCCGTCATCTGTGACATCGAAAGCTCCCGACTCGGCCGCTCAGTGGAGCGCCCGCCAGTGGGGGACCTTGCTGGTGCTGTGCGCCGCCCTCTTCCTCGATGCCCTCGACGTGTCGATGGTCGGCGTGGCGCTCCCGTCCATCGGGACGGACCTCCACCTGTCCACGTCCTCGTTGCAATGGGTCGTCAGCGGCTACGTCCTCGGCTACGGCGGATTGCTTCTCCTGGGTGGCCGGGCGGCCGACCTGCTCGGCAGGCGCAGGGTCTTCCTCGTCGCGCTCGCCGTCTTCGCCGTCGCCTCGCTGCTCGCCGGGATCGTCCACTCCGGCGACCTGCTCATCGCCACCCGCTTCGTCAAGGGCCTGAGCGCCGCCTTCACCGCGCCCGCAGGTCTGTCGATCATCACCACCTCCTTCGCCGAGGGCCCGATCCGCAACCGCGCGCTGACCATCTACTCCAGCTGCGGCGCGACCGGCTTCTCGATGGGGCTGGTGCTCTCCGGCTTCCTCACCGAGGCCGGATGGCGCTGGACGATGCTGCTGCCGGCCCCGTCGCGGTGGCCGCCCTGATCGTCGGCGTCAAGCTCATTCCGCGGTCGCCGCGGGAGGACGCCTCGGGCGGATACGACCTGCCGGGCGCGGTGACCGGCACCGGCTCCATGCTGCTGCTGGTCTTCACCGTCGTGTCCGCCTCCCAGGCGGGTTGGCTCTCCGTCCGCACTCTGGGCTCCTTCGCGGCGGTGGCCGTCCTGCTGGCTGTCTTCGTCCTGGTGGAGAGCCGTTCGGCCCACCCGCTGGTGCGCCTGGCCGTCCTGCGCTCCGCCGCCCAGGTGCGTGCCAACCTCGGTGCCGCCACGTTCTTCGGCTCCTACGTCGCCTTCCAGTTCCTGGTCACCCAGTACCTCCAGAACGTCCTCGGCTACAGCGCCATGGAGACGGCCCTGGCCTTCCTGCCCGCCGGCGGCCTGGTGGCCGTGCTGTCGACCAGGATGGGTCCGGTGGTCGACCGGTTCGGAACGCCCAGGGTGATCGCCTTCGGCTTCACCTCCCTGGTCCTCGGCTACCTGCTCTTCCTGCGGATCAGCCTGCACCCGAGCTATCCGGCGGTCATCCTGTCCTCGATGCTGCTGCTGGGCGCCGCCTTCGCCACGTCCTTCCCCGCGCTGAACATCCAGGCCACCAACGGCGTCGACGACCGGGAGCAGGGCATGGTCTCCGGGCTGCTGAACACCTCCTTCCAGGTGGGCGGCGCCGTCTTCCTCGCCGTGGTGACCGCCGTGGTGACCGCCCATCAGGGAAGCGCGGCGCACGCCACCCCGCAGGCGGTGCTGGACAGTTACCGGCCCGGCCTGTGGGTGGTCGCCGGTATAGGAGCGGCCGGGCTGCTGCTGACCCTGTCCGGGCTGCGCCGCCGCCGGGCCTCCTACGGCATGCTCCTCGCCTCCTCCGCGGACGGCCGCGCCACCGACGTGACGGACCGGGTCGACGACCGGGCTGAGGCGCTGCTGCGCGACTGACCACCTGTCACCCGCGATCATGTCCGGGCGGCTGGCCCCCTTTGTCACCGACGGCAGCGGGGCCGGCCGCCCAGACGGGTGGGCGGCGATCGGGACGGCCGCTCTGGGCGGACGGCTGTGAACGGCGGCTGTGAACGGTGGTGGTGAACAAGTCGCCGGAATGCAGCCGTTCCGTCAAATCCGGCATCCACTGTTCAATGAATTGATCTCATCATAAGAACCGGCATCCGAACCTGTGTCAGGGAGGGCCGTGGCAGACTGAGGGCGGGCGAAGAGGGGGAGGCAGGCGGTATGCGCGGAGGCCGGACGCAGAGTGAACGGGACGCGACCACACTTGAGTTGGTCTTCGCCGCCATCACCGGCGCGCTGCTCGCCGCGGCCGGCTTTGTGGCCGTCCTCAGCCCCGTCCTCGCCGGTGCCGCGCACGGCTCGGCCCGCAAGGGCTGTGTCACCGGGGCCGTCATCCTCGCGGCAGCCCTCTTCTGCGGCCGCGTCGCCCTGACGCTGCGCCGCTTCGAGCGGCAGAACCGGCTGCACTGGAGGGACCCGCACTACGTGGACGAGCCGCGCGCCTCCTCTGCCGAGGAGTCCCGCACGAGGCCGACGGGCGTCCCGGCTCGGCCGGGCAGGTCCGGCCCCGAATCCTGAGACGGCGCGACCGGCTGCTTCCGCACGTGGGCGCCCGGGTGCGTCCCGGCGGTCCCGACTGCTCGGTCCGGCGCCCGACGGGTGGAGGTGTCGCGGCTACTCCGAGGGGAGATGGGCGCCGAGCGGTTCGGCCGCCTTTTCCGGGAACGACTCGGAAGATCCCGTGCCCGTCGACTCGGACGGTGCCAGGAACGGCACCACGGTTGGCGCCCGGGTCGCGCGGGAGGCTGCGGGACGGATGCCGACGTGGGTGGCGAGTGTCGCCGCTGCCAGGTCGAAGAACGGACCAGGTGCCTCGACGACCCGGTTGAACTGGCCGAACACCTCGAAGCTGACCAAGCCGAAGACCTGCGCCCAGGCGGCCACCAGTGCCGCGACGGTGGTGAAGGGCAGCTCCGGGGCGATTTCGGAGGCCAGCCGGCCGGCGTCCGCCCGGACCGGCGCCGCCAGCATCGCGTCTCCGGGTGCTGTCAGCCGACCGGTGCGGTAGGCGTCCCGGACCACCGTGACCAGGGCCAGGGCGACCCGCGCGGCCGGGGCCACGGTGTCGGCCGGCGCCGCGTAGCCGGGCACCGGAGACCCGTAGACGAGCGCGTACTCGTGGGGATGGTCCACGGCCCAGTCCCGTGCCGCGCGGCACACCGACACCCAGCGCTCGATCGGGTCGGCGTCCCCTACCTCGGCCAGCGCTGCCTCCGACGCTGCTCCTATCGCGTCGTACGCGTCGATGATCAGAGCGGTGAGCAGGTCGTCTCGGCTGGGGAAGTACCGGTAGAGGGCAGAAGAGACCATGCCCAACTCGCGTGCGACGGCTCGCAGCGACAGCCGCGTGGGTCCCTCCACGGCCAGCTGGCGCCGGGCCTCCTCCTTGATGGCGGTGGTGACCTCTTCCCTCGCCCGTTCCCTCGCTCCGCGGATCGCACTCATGGGGCCATTGTGCCATGCGAGGGATCGCCGATCAAAAAAGAGAGCAGTGCTCTTGCGGTGGCGCGAGTGAGCGTGCACACTGTTCTCAAGAGAGAGCACCGCTCACACAAGGGGCGGTTGAACGAGCGGGTTGAACGAGGGAGTCATCATGTCCGGAACCACCGCGCCGTCCGCATCCGCCTCGCACGTCCAGAAGCCCGGCTGGTTCACGGTCAACGTCCTCAACCGCGCGGTCGCGTGGCTGACCCGCAGGGGGATCAGCGTGTGGGGCTCTCGCGTTCTGGCTGTCCGCGGCCGCAAGAGCGGTGAGTGGCGGCACACCCCGGTGAACGTGCTGAGCCTCGAAGGCGAGCGGTATCTGGTGGCCCCGCGCGGCCACGTCCAGTGGACCCGCAACATGCGGGCGGCAGGCGGTGGGCAGCTCCTGCTGGGCCGGCAGGCGGAGCAGTTCACGGCCGTGGAGATCGGGGACGACGAGAAGCCGGCCGTACTGCGCGGCTACCTCAAGCGCTGGAAGGCCGAGGTCGGCGTCTTCTTCGGCGGGGTGGGGCCTGAATCCACCGACGCGCAGCTGCGCGAGATAGCCCCTCGACACCCCGTCTTCCGGATCGTCCGGGACGGCGAGTGACAGGTCCGGCCGCGGCGGTCGCCGGTTCGAACGACCGCCGCGGGAGCGGTCAGGCGCGGTCGGCGGCGTTCAACGCGCGGCGGGCGATCGGATGGGTGCGCACCAGCTCCGCCAGGGACCGCTTGCCCCGGGTGATACCGGCGAAAGCACGCCAGGCGGGCGGGAAGGTGGTGAGAGCCGCGTGCAGCAGCCCCGGGCGGCGCTCGAAGAGCGCCAGCATGCGGCGGCCGACACCCATCTCCACCCCGAGGCCGGCCTTGACGGCGAAGGCGTAGTTGAGCGCCTGGCGGCGGGCGTCCACCGCGTCGTGCGCTTCGGCGATGCGCACCGCCCACTCGCCCGCCAGGCGGCCGGAGCGCAGCGCGTAGGAGATGCCCTCGCGGGTCCACGGTTCCAGCAGTCCGGCGGCGTCGCCGCAGACCAGTACCCGGCCGCGGGAGAGAGGGGAGTCATCGGCACGGCAGCGGGTCAGGTGGCCGGAGGACACGCTCGGTTCGAAGCCGGCGAGGCCGAGGCGGGCCACGAAGTCGTCCATGTACCGCTTGGTGGCTCCGCCGTCACCGCGGGCGGAGATCACCCCGACGGTCAGGGATTCCCCCTTGGGGAAGACCCAGCCGTAGCTGCCCGGCAGCGGCCCCCAGTCGATGAGCACCCGCCCGGCCCAGTCCTCCGCCACGGACGCGGGCACCGGGATCTCCGCCTCCAGGCCGAGGTCGACCTGGTCGACCTTGACCCCCACGTGTGCTCCTATCCGGCTGGCGCTGCCGTCGGCGCCGACCACGGCGCGCGCGTACACGACCTCCTCCTCGGCCCGCTTGCCGGAGCCGCTGAGCACCACCGCCACGGTGCGCCGGTCGGGTACGCCCGGACCGTGCTGTTCCACCCGGGAGACCGTCACGCCGGTGCGCAGCTCGGCGCCGGCGGCGCAGGCGGCCTCGACCAGGCCGTTGTCGAACTCGGGCCGGTTGATCAGGCCGAAGAGCATCTGGCGGGAGCGCTTGGTACGGGTCAGCCGGCCGTTGAGGCTGAAGGTCACCGCGTGCACGCGGTCACGCAGCGGAAGCTCGAAGCCGGGAGGAAGAGCGTCCCGGGACGGGCCGATGATGCCGCCACCACAGGTCTTGTACCGGGGCAGCTCGGCCTTCTCCAACATCAGCACCCGCCGTCCGGTGAGCGCTGCCGCGTGGGCAGCCGAGGCACCCGCCGGGCCCGCACCGACCACTACGACGTCCCAGACCGGGTGGGCCCCGCCTTCCGCCGCACCGCTGTCCTGCGCCGCCTGCTCACCGCTCACGTCGTTTTCGCTCCCGCTCGCCACGCCGGCTGACCTCGGCTCGTCCTCGCTGTTCAGGGCTCATTCGGAAGCATCCTATTGTGCCCGGTCGCACGGGTTCGTCGCGGGCGGCGGCGTCCGGGCCCGCGGTGCGCCCTGGGCGAGGACGGGAGCACGCCAGGACCCGGCCTTCGCGGGCGGGGCCGTGCGGGGCCGGACGGCGCCCTCGGGCGAACGAGGCGGCACGCCTCGGCGCTTGGTGCCAGGCCCGGAAGGCTGGGGACGAGTGGCGTCGCTGCCTGGGTCGCGGGGCGGGCACGGCACGAGGCGCCCATGCCCCTCGTGCCGTGCCGCGCTGCCGACCGCCGACTCGGGTGCGGGCCGGGGTGCGACCGGCTATGGGATCGCTGCGGGACACCTCGGTGGACCCCGGTGAGCGCGGCTCGGTCGGCTCGTGCTTGCCTGTACGGGCCGGCAGGCCGCGGGGGCCGAACGCGCGCGGCCGGTACCCGCGGTGCCGGCCGGGTGAACCGGCACCGAACCGGCCGGTGTCCGCTCGTGCTTGCGTTCACCTGTCCGGCTGACTGCCCCGCCGTCTTCTGCGGCTTCCGTGCCGCCGTCCCCGTCAGGAGTTGCCCATGTCGTCCGCTCCACTCGCTGAGACCGTCGCCTCCTTGGTGCCCCGCGCCAAGGGTGAGTTGGCCGAGCTGGTCTCCTTCCCCTCGGTGGCCGACGAACGGGTGTTTCCGCGCGCCGAGTGCGAGAAGGCCGCCCGGTGGATCGTCCGGCTGCTCCAGGAGGAGGGCTTCCAGGACGTCGAGCTGCTGGAGACGCCCGACGGCAGCGAGTCGGTCTACGGCTGCCTGCCCGGCCCCGAGGGCGCGCCGACGGTGCTGCTGTACGCCCACTACGACGTGCAGCCGCCGCTGGACGAGTCGGCCTGGCTCTCACCGCCCTTCGAGCTCACCGACCGGGACGGCCGGTGGTACGGTCGCGGCGCGGCCGACTGCAAGGGCGGCCTGCTGATGCACGTCACGGCGTTGCGCGCGCTGCGGGAGCACGGTGGGGTGCCGGTCACGGTCAAGCTGATCGTGGAGGGCTCCGAGGAGCAGGGCACCGGCGGCCTGGAGCGGTACGCCGAGCAGCACCCAGCACTGCTGGCCGCGGACACCATCGTCGTCGGCGACACGGGGAACTTCCGGCTGGGCCTGCCCACCGTGACCTCCTCCCTGCGCGGCATGGCGCTGGTGGAGGTGCGGGTGGCCACCCTCGCGGGCAACCTGCACTCCGGACAGTTCGGCGGCGCCGCTCCGGACGCCCTGGCGGCGCTGATCGCCATGCTGGCCTCGCTGCGGGACGCGGACGGGTCCACCACCGTCGACGGCCTGGACGCCACCGGCAGTTGGACCGGTATCCAGTACGAGGAAGCCGACTTCCGCCGGGACGCCCAGGTGCTGGACGGCGTGCAGCCGATCGGCTTCGGCACCGTGGCCGACCGCCTGTGGGCGCGGCCCGCCGTCACCGTCCTGGGGATCGACGCACCCGCGGTGGTCGGGGCGACCCCCTCCGTCCAGGCCCGCGCCGGCGCGCTGGTGAGCCTGCGCGTTCCGCCCGGGTTCGACGCCGCGGCCAGCGCCGACGCCCTGGAGGCGCACCTGCGTGCGGCGGCGCCCTGGGGGGCGAAGGTCGAGGTGGAACGGCGCGGCAGCGGCGAGCCGTTCGCCGCCGACACCGCGAGTCCGGCGTACGCCGCGATGGCGGAGGCACTGCGGGAGGCCTACGGGCAGGACATGGCGATCGCCGGCCAGGGCGGTTCCATCCCGCTGTGCAACACCCTCGCGAACCTCTACCCGGAGGCGGAGATCCTGCTGATCGGGTTGAGCGAGCCGGAGGCGCACATCCACGCGGTGAACGAGAGCGTGTCCCCCGAGGAGTTCGAACGCCTCTCGCTGACCGAGGCCCTCTTCCTCCAGCGCTACGCGGCGGCTCGCTCCCTCCAGCCGTCCGCCTGACCTCTCCGCCGCTCGGGGCACCGGTGCCCCGAGCGGCACCACGACCGCGCCGTCGGGAACCCGCCGGCCCGCCGGCTTACCTGCCGCGACCGGGCCGGCGGGGCGGTGTCCTCGTGCCCGGCGACGGCGGCGACGGCCGGCACCCGGCAGGTCCCGAGCGAGCCCGCCGGGGGTCGGCGGGCGCGTCAACGGGCGGGCTGACCGGCCTCCAGGTTCAGCGGACGCCCCTGCTCGCGGGCGCGAAGGGCCCACCGCAACCGGTCCAACCGGGCGGCGGGCAGCAGGTCGGCGGCCTCCTCCTCGGTGACGAAGCGCCAGCCGCGCAGCTCGTCGCGGGGGAGGAGGAGACGGCTGATGGTCCGGGGAGTCACGTGCCCGCCGTCGAAGAGCAGCCGGAGGCCGCCGTGGCCGGGCGGGTGGGGCGGCTCCCAGTCGACCACGAGCAGGTCGAGGCCGGCGGCCACCTGTATGCCCAGTTCCTCCGCGACCTCGCGGTGTCCCGCCCGGGCCGGCGACTCCCCGCGCTCCACTATGCCGCCCGGGAACTCCCAGCCGGGCTTGTAGGTGGGGTCGACCAGGAGGACGCGGTCAGCGTCGTCGAAGAGCAGCACACCGGAGGCCACGGTCTCGGCCCGCGGTTCCGGCGTCTGAACGATGGCGCGGGCGCCCCCGCCCGCGCTGACCGCCTCGGCGACGGCGCAGGCCGCCTGCCGCGGGGTGAGCCCGGTCGTGTCCACCACGTGGGCGTCCTGGACCAGCCAGGGCAGGGCGGCCGCGTAGTCGGCGAGCCGGCGCAACGCCCGGTCGCGGGCTGCGGGGCCGGCTTGCGCGTGGGCGAGGGCGCGTTCACGCAGGATCGTTTCTCCTGGTTCCAGCAGCAGATGCCGGATCTCCACGCCACGGGCGGCGAGCCCGCCGAAGACCTCGTCGCGGTGCTCCTGGCGCAGCAGTGCCACCGGGGCCACCAGCACCCCGCCGACCTCGGCCAGCAGTGACGCCGCGGACTCCACCAGCAGACGCCGCCACATCGGCAGGTCCTGGTATTCGGCGACCTCCTGGAGCTGCTTCTCGGGCAGCAGCCGGCGCAGGCACTCGCTCAGCGCCGCCGGGTCGAAGAGGGTGCTCTCCGGTACCAGGTCCAGCATCTCGTGGGCCACGTCGGCTTTGCCCGCGCCGAACGCGCCGTTCACCCAGATGATCACGGTGCCCCCTTCTCCTTGACGCCTACGAACTGCCCGGATCATCGGCCCCGGCAAACGCGCCCATCGCCTCTTGCGGCGGGTAGCGACCGCACTGCGGGATCGTGACCACCGCCCGGAGCGGGCGGACGGCCCATTGCGCGAGGTCGACCGACTCCGGTGCGGCACAGTGGTGCTGACGGCACATCGGCGACCGACGCCGTCGGGAGGGGGGATCGGAAAAGGGCCTGTGTGGGCCCTGGGTGAGTCGGCGTGGCCGTGGTGGAGGTGTTCGCCCAACAGTCTGCCCGATCGGCCCGGCCTCAGGGCAGGGGAATTCCCCGTGGGGCGGGCCGGGGTGCTCCGGCCGGGCCGTACTGCCGTGGTGGTGTGGAGGGGCGCGAGGCCCAAACGTCGTCCAGGTGGTGGCGAAGACCAGGCCGGTACGCAGCCGGACAGGAGAGCGCGAGCGAGGGACGGGACCGAGGAACGGGAACCCGGAACGGGACCAGGGAATGGGACAGCGGCCCGGGGGAGGGCAGGCCGGGCGAAAGGCCCGGCCGCGAGAGGCGAAGCGCCGGCCAGACGGTCAGAAGAGCGGCTGCGGCGGTGGAGTGGAACGCGGCGCCGGCGTGGACGGGAACGGCGCCCCGGGTGAGGAGGACGACCGTGCCAGGGGCCAGCCGCAGGTCAGCCGGGTGTCCAGGAGAACGGCTCCGGAGGGTGCGTCCACCACCAGATCGTGTCCGGCGGCCACGGTGACGGTGCCGACCAGGGCGCCCCCGGGGACCAGTTCGCTGATCGCGGAGGCCGGTGCGGAAGGCGGCGGATCGGCGTCGAGCCCGAAGGAGGCGGTGTGGTCGTCGTACTGGAAGGGGCGCAAGCGCAGCGCCTCGGGGAGCCGGTCGCGCAGCCCCGCCGCTTCGGCGTACAGCGCCGCCAGCTCGGCCCTCCGCTCGGCGGTGGGCGGCAGCTGGTGCCGAGCCGCCCGCTTGGCGGTGTCCCGCACCCTGTCGGGCAGCCGCAGCGCCGCCCCGAGCACCGCCTCCGTGCGGCGTGCCGTCATCAGCGGGCCCTCGCCCAGGAACGCCGAGCAGACGGCTGCCTGTTCCAGCAGCCGCAGGCCGCCCCGCGCCGCCGAAGTGATCCCCACCTTGTGCAGGCCGACGCCGAAGGAGGCGAGATAGACCGCGTACGGTCGCGGGTCGCCCGGGACGGTGTCCGCCGCCACCGACGCACTGCGGTCCAGTGCCGCGCACGGCTCGCACTGGTCCCGGCGCGCCCGTGCGTCCAGCACCGCCTCCTCCGCGCACGGGATCCGGCGCCCCGCCCGCCACACACCTCCGCAGAGCCGCTCCGCGTCCGGGCCCAGGGCGAACCCCACCGGCCCCCCGACCCGCAGGGGGCTCGTACGCCGCCCGTGGCGCGGGTGCCACCACACCCAGTACGCCCCCTCCTGCTGCCATCGCACCCCGCCGCACCGCCACACCTCCGGCTCCCCACGTCCAGCGCGCCCGTCGGCATCCGCTCCAGGCGGCGGCCGGGCACGGCTCCTCATCGGCCGCCTCCCGCGGACCCGCCCGCGCGGACGGCGGCCGCACCGTACGTACGCAGCCTAGGCGCGCCCACTGACAGCGCCCGCGCCGAAGCGTTCCGTGCTCCGGAGACGGCCGGGGGACCCCGGCGAAGACCGCTCTGGAAGGACACGCGCCGCCCTACCCGAAGGCGGTGGCGGACGGCAGCCGAGCCGGCCAGCCCGCCCGCCCGCTCGGCACGTCGGGGGACCCGGGCCCGTGGACCGGGCACTCCTGCCACTCCTGCCGCTCCCGGCGCCTGGCTCGAACGGGCCGGCCGCCGCTCTCGCAAGGGAGCGGCGGCCGGCCCGTCGGGGGTGCGTGGCGCTGTGGGGCGCTGCGCCGGCGCACGCCGGGTGCGCGGGCAGGTGGGGTCTGGGGTTCGGGTCAGGCGACCGAGGCGGCCACGGCGAGGCGCTCTCGCAGGGCGGGTTCCTCCACGGGCGTGCTGGTGGTCCTGAGCGGCACCAGTGTGGGCACCGGGCCCGGCCTGCGCAGGACGAACCACACCACCTTGCCGTCGTCGTCGGGCAGCAGGTCGGTGCCCCAGCCGTCGCACAGCGCTTCGACCATGGCCAGGCCGCGGCCGGTGGTGGCGGTCGGCTCCATCGGCTGGACGTGCGGCAGTCGCGGGTCGCTGTCGGCCACGGCCACCGTCAGGCGGTCGGGCAGCAGGGTCAGCTTCACCGAACACCGCTTGTCCGGCCTGGCGTGCCGGTGGACGTTGGCCAGCAGTTCGCTGATGCCCGTCGAGGCGGCGTCGACGAGGGGTTCGAGGCGCCAGTAGCGAAGCTGTGCCGAGACGATCCGGCGGATCTGCTGGATCCGGTACGGATGCGCCTCGAGTTCGAGCGCGCACTCACGTGCGGCTGGGTCGGTCTGGTCGGATTGCATGATCACGGCTGCGACTCCCTCCGCGGTGGCCGGCCCCGGCGAGCGGGGCTCGGGTGCACACCGCATTGATGGGAACACCTGAGCGGCAATGCGTAGAGTGACTGCGGCAGTACTCCGTGATGCGTAATCAGGTTCACCCGTTGCGGGGGCGTACGCAACTCGGGGTGCCCGCGCATGTACGGGCTGTTCGGGTGATCTTTCCATGACCGTGCGGGGACTCGTTCGCCCCGGCGTGTTCCCGTTCGCCGCCACGCCGTCGTCGGCCGCCGCGGCGGTGGCCTTGGGCCGCGCCGACCGCCCCGGCCTGCGGCAGTCGCAGGCCGCGTGGCTCTGGACCCGGGCCGCTGCCATCCGGCGCCGTCGAACGGTTGCGGGGGATCGTGCCCTCGCCGCCGCGTGGAGGCGTGGTCGACTGGGAGGCGGTCCACCGCCGGTTCGGCCCTCGCCTCCCGCAGGACCACCGTGGCTTCGTCTCCGTCCAGCGGGGCGGCGCGCTCGACGGTGTACGAAGGGCGGCTCCGCCGGGCGCGGTGGTGGATGTGCGCACCAGCGGCAACACCCCGGCATTCCGACCAGCCGATTCGACCGGTACGAGGACGTCATGCACCGGGCCGTGGAAGAGCTGGGTCGTGTCATGCGGCCGCCTCCGAGGGCGGCGGTGTGCTCGGCTGGGAGGCGCCGCGTGCTGATACCGGTTGGGAGTTCCGGCGGACTGCCGCGACTTCGGCGCGGTGTACGGGATGGGATCGATCAGCGACTCGATCGGCGTCCACACGCCGCCCTTCGACGGTTGTCCGCAGGAGGACCACGTGCTCTTCCGGGCTCAATGGCCGCCGACGGACGGGACTCTGACCTGGGCGCCGAACGAGGGCGGTGACGAATTCCCGTTGCGGTGCACTGGCGACCCCGATCAGTGGCGGGGCGGTGTCCCGGCCCAGGGCCCGCGGCCGTGACCACGAATACGCCGTGGGGGTGGTCGAGTTCCTCCTGCGTCTGGTGCGGGGGGGTGCCTCTATGTCTTTCGTCAAGTTTGGGGTGGTCATGCGGTGGCTGCATCGGATTGGGGTGGGTCGTAGAAGGTTCCGTCGCGGAGCATGGCGAACAGGACGCTGATGCGGTGGCGGGCGAGTCGGAGGAGGGCTTGGGTGTGGGTTTTGCCGCGGGTCCGGCATTTGTCGTAGTAGGTGCGGGAGGCGGGGTCGTGGAGGGCGGCGAAGGCGGAGAGGAACATCGCGCGTTTGAGCTGGCGGTTCCCGCTTCTGGGGGCGTGCTCGCCGTGGATCGAGGTTCCGGAGGATCTGGTCGCTGGTGCCAGGCCGGCGTAGGAGGCGAGGTGGGCGGCGCTCGGGAAGGATCTGCCGTCGCCGACGGTGACCAGGAGGACTGCGGCGGTCCTGACGCCGACGCCGGGCAGTGACGTCAGGAC
Encoded proteins:
- a CDS encoding maleylpyruvate isomerase family mycothiol-dependent enzyme encodes the protein MESHRRLLDVLADAPADLDCWHFFAAPSALEFWSRRQAHETTVHRVDAELALGVEPSPVAADFAADGVEELLAGFHSRERSRVRTAYPRTLRMRAQDVPGAQWLVHLSDAPPRTERDDAGERPADCTVAAPAGQLYLALWNRASYEELAVEGDGSLIDLWRRTSAIG
- a CDS encoding MarR family winged helix-turn-helix transcriptional regulator, with the translated sequence MTGDRSERALVAEWRDILAVHARTACEIDRELSQFGLCASDFEVLDMLATGSSDDGCTFRVQELADRVHLSQSALSRLVARLEKDGLVDRGVCSEDRRGVRVAITTTGRERYEQARPGHLAVLERMLPSGQLADAHAGSVDSTR
- a CDS encoding DUF6332 family protein, with protein sequence MRGGRTQSERDATTLELVFAAITGALLAAAGFVAVLSPVLAGAAHGSARKGCVTGAVILAAALFCGRVALTLRRFERQNRLHWRDPHYVDEPRASSAEESRTRPTGVPARPGRSGPES
- a CDS encoding nitroreductase/quinone reductase family protein; protein product: MSGTTAPSASASHVQKPGWFTVNVLNRAVAWLTRRGISVWGSRVLAVRGRKSGEWRHTPVNVLSLEGERYLVAPRGHVQWTRNMRAAGGGQLLLGRQAEQFTAVEIGDDEKPAVLRGYLKRWKAEVGVFFGGVGPESTDAQLREIAPRHPVFRIVRDGE
- a CDS encoding geranylgeranyl reductase family protein, which translates into the protein MSGEQAAQDSGAAEGGAHPVWDVVVVGAGPAGASAAHAAALTGRRVLMLEKAELPRYKTCGGGIIGPSRDALPPGFELPLRDRVHAVTFSLNGRLTRTKRSRQMLFGLINRPEFDNGLVEAACAAGAELRTGVTVSRVEQHGPGVPDRRTVAVVLSGSGKRAEEEVVYARAVVGADGSASRIGAHVGVKVDQVDLGLEAEIPVPASVAEDWAGRVLIDWGPLPGSYGWVFPKGESLTVGVISARGDGGATKRYMDDFVARLGLAGFEPSVSSGHLTRCRADDSPLSRGRVLVCGDAAGLLEPWTREGISYALRSGRLAGEWAVRIAEAHDAVDARRQALNYAFAVKAGLGVEMGVGRRMLALFERRPGLLHAALTTFPPAWRAFAGITRGKRSLAELVRTHPIARRALNAADRA
- a CDS encoding dipeptidase, which translates into the protein MSSAPLAETVASLVPRAKGELAELVSFPSVADERVFPRAECEKAARWIVRLLQEEGFQDVELLETPDGSESVYGCLPGPEGAPTVLLYAHYDVQPPLDESAWLSPPFELTDRDGRWYGRGAADCKGGLLMHVTALRALREHGGVPVTVKLIVEGSEEQGTGGLERYAEQHPALLAADTIVVGDTGNFRLGLPTVTSSLRGMALVEVRVATLAGNLHSGQFGGAAPDALAALIAMLASLRDADGSTTVDGLDATGSWTGIQYEEADFRRDAQVLDGVQPIGFGTVADRLWARPAVTVLGIDAPAVVGATPSVQARAGALVSLRVPPGFDAAASADALEAHLRAAAPWGAKVEVERRGSGEPFAADTASPAYAAMAEALREAYGQDMAIAGQGGSIPLCNTLANLYPEAEILLIGLSEPEAHIHAVNESVSPEEFERLSLTEALFLQRYAAARSLQPSA
- a CDS encoding NUDIX domain-containing protein, encoding MIIWVNGAFGAGKADVAHEMLDLVPESTLFDPAALSECLRRLLPEKQLQEVAEYQDLPMWRRLLVESAASLLAEVGGVLVAPVALLRQEHRDEVFGGLAARGVEIRHLLLEPGETILRERALAHAQAGPAARDRALRRLADYAAALPWLVQDAHVVDTTGLTPRQAACAVAEAVSAGGGARAIVQTPEPRAETVASGVLLFDDADRVLLVDPTYKPGWEFPGGIVERGESPARAGHREVAEELGIQVAAGLDLLVVDWEPPHPPGHGGLRLLFDGGHVTPRTISRLLLPRDELRGWRFVTEEEAADLLPAARLDRLRWALRAREQGRPLNLEAGQPAR
- a CDS encoding DUF2797 domain-containing protein → MLDARARRDQCEPCAALDRSASVAADTVPGDPRPYAVYLASFGVGLHKVGITSAARGGLRLLEQAAVCSAFLGEGPLMTARRTEAVLGAALRLPDRVRDTAKRAARHQLPPTAERRAELAALYAEAAGLRDRLPEALRLRPFQYDDHTASFGLDADPPPSAPASAISELVPGGALVGTVTVAAGHDLVVDAPSGAVLLDTRLTCGWPLARSSSSPGAPFPSTPAPRSTPPPQPLF
- a CDS encoding ATP-binding protein, whose translation is MQSDQTDPAARECALELEAHPYRIQQIRRIVSAQLRYWRLEPLVDAASTGISELLANVHRHARPDKRCSVKLTLLPDRLTVAVADSDPRLPHVQPMEPTATTGRGLAMVEALCDGWGTDLLPDDDGKVVWFVLRRPGPVPTLVPLRTTSTPVEEPALRERLAVAASVA